One Cynocephalus volans isolate mCynVol1 chromosome 5, mCynVol1.pri, whole genome shotgun sequence DNA window includes the following coding sequences:
- the B3GALT4 gene encoding beta-1,3-galactosyltransferase 4, with the protein MPLSLFRRLLLAALLVAIVWTLFGPSGIGEELLSLSLTSLLPVPASPGPPLALPRLLIPNHEACGGPGAPPFLLILVCTAPENLNQRNAIRASWGGLREARGLRVQTLFLLGEPKEQHPSLGPHSNELARESAAQGDILQAAFQDSYRNLTLKTLSGLNWANKHCPMARYILKTDDDVYVNVPELVSELVLRGGGRWEQWERVMEPQKEAEVGDEKPGGQALGGEAVPLLYLGRVHWRVNPSRTPGGRHCVSEEQWPHTWGPFPPYASGTGYVLSASAVQLILKVASRAPPLPLEDVFVGVSARRGGLAPTHCVKLAGATHYPLDRCCYGKFLLTSHKLDPWKMQEAWRLVGGSDGERTAPFCSWLQGILGILRCRVIAWLHS; encoded by the coding sequence ATGCCCCTCAGCCTCTTCCGACGCCTTCTTCTTGCCGCTCTCCTGGTGGCGATCGTCTGGACCCTCTTTGGGCCCTCGGGGATAGGGGAGGAGCTGCTGAGCCTCTCGCTAACCTCCCTGCTTCCAGTCCCAGCCTCGCCAGGGCCGCCCCTGGCCCTGCCCCGCCTCTTGATCCCGAACCATGAGGCCTGCGGTGGTCCCGGCGCCCCTCCCTTCCTGCTAATCCTGGTGTGCACGGCCCCGGAAAATCTGAACCAGAGAAACGCCATTCGGGCCTCGTGGGGCGGACTGCGCGAGGCGCGGGGGCTCAGGGTACAGACGCTTTTCCTGTTGGGAGAGCCCAAGGAGCAGCACCCTTCCTTGGGCCCCCACAGCAACGAACTGGCCAGGGAGTCAGCAGCCCAGGGGGACATCTTGCAGGCGGCCTTCCAGGACTCCTACCGCAACCTCACCCTCAAGACCCTCAGCGGGCTGAACTGGGCCAACAAACACTGCCCCATGGCCCGCTACATCCTCAAGACAGACGACGATGTGTATGTCAACGTCCCTGAACTGGTATCAGAGCTGGTCCTTCGAGGAGGCGGCCGTTGGGAGCAATGGGAAAGGGTCATGGAGCCCCAGAAAGAGGCTGAGGTTGGAGATGAAAAGCCAGGAGGCCAGGCCTTAGGGGGAGAGGCAGTGCCTCTTCTGTACCTGGGCCGTGTGCACTGGCGAGTGAACCCCTCTCGGACACCAGGGGGCCGGCACTGTGTATCAGAGGAGCAGTGGCCTCACACCTGGGGCCCCTTCCCACCCTATGCCTCCGGCACAGGGTATGTGCTGTCAGCTTCGGCTGTGCAGCTCATTCTGAAGGTGGCTAGCCGGGCACCCCCTCTGCCATTGGAGGACGTCTTTGTGGGGGTAAGTGCCAGACGAGGAGGCCTCGCCCCAACCCACTGTGTCAAGCTGGCTGGCGCCACTCACTACCCCCTGGACCGGTGCTGCTATGGGAAATTCCTGCTGACATCCCACAAGTTGGACCCCTGGAAAATGCAAGAAGCCTGGAGGCTGGTGGGCGGCTCTGATGGGGAAAGGACTGCGCCCTTCTGCTCCTGGCTCCAGGGTATACTGGGCATCCTGCGGTGTCGAGTAATAGCCTGGCTTCATAGCTGA